One genomic window of bacterium includes the following:
- a CDS encoding glycosyltransferase, translating into MDELTNDTAEVDGSARPRARAILIINGTDFGGTESALAEIALGLRRRRYGVTVLSLKPLGKLGVSLAQQRVAVHTLGMGELVGSLALLSGIWRLRRWLKGTEGDVVHSFLPRSNIMSRVANRFSGKRRPHFSSERSTDFKRSRLVSFLNRVTVQWTERVLVVAPVVEEILKHRDRLPESKLAPLHNGIDLAAVDRFPTGEIRRTLGLTDEDQLFCSVGRLIEDKGYHYLLRAMAQMRWRGPSVHLALIGDGPEETRLRAEVETLGLDRQVHFLGYRRDVYGALKEADAFVLSSLEEGVPVVVLEAMACGLPVVATQVGGVTNLVVESQTGFLVPPEETWEPSRAAAARSNGVGRGIAALAAAMDRLVEDSELRREFGRQGRHRVEEHFHIDRVLTQLEEYYAGVLEPEIGADAR; encoded by the coding sequence GTGGACGAGCTGACGAACGACACCGCTGAGGTTGATGGCAGCGCTCGGCCGAGAGCGCGAGCCATCCTTATTATCAATGGAACCGACTTCGGAGGCACCGAGAGCGCTCTCGCCGAGATCGCGCTCGGCCTTCGCCGGAGAAGGTACGGCGTGACGGTGCTCAGTCTTAAACCGCTCGGCAAGCTGGGTGTCTCTCTCGCGCAGCAACGCGTGGCGGTTCATACGCTCGGCATGGGTGAACTTGTCGGTTCGCTGGCATTGCTCAGCGGAATCTGGAGGTTGCGTCGCTGGCTGAAGGGGACCGAGGGCGACGTGGTGCACTCGTTTCTGCCGCGATCCAACATCATGTCGCGGGTGGCGAACCGCTTTTCAGGAAAGCGAAGGCCTCACTTCTCGAGTGAACGATCGACCGACTTCAAGAGGTCGCGCCTCGTGTCCTTTCTCAATCGAGTGACCGTGCAGTGGACGGAGCGGGTTCTGGTGGTGGCACCGGTCGTCGAGGAGATTCTCAAGCATAGGGATCGCCTGCCTGAATCGAAGCTGGCGCCGCTCCATAATGGCATCGACCTTGCGGCCGTCGACCGATTCCCGACCGGTGAAATTCGGCGGACTCTCGGTCTGACCGACGAGGACCAGCTCTTTTGCTCGGTTGGTAGGCTGATCGAGGACAAGGGCTACCATTATCTTCTGCGTGCGATGGCACAGATGCGCTGGCGAGGACCGAGTGTTCACCTGGCGCTGATCGGCGACGGTCCAGAAGAGACGCGCCTCCGGGCCGAGGTGGAGACGTTGGGCCTCGATCGGCAGGTTCACTTTCTGGGGTACCGGCGTGACGTGTACGGAGCCCTGAAGGAGGCGGACGCTTTCGTGCTTTCGTCGCTGGAGGAAGGGGTGCCGGTGGTCGTGCTGGAAGCCATGGCCTGTGGGCTGCCGGTAGTGGCAACCCAAGTCGGCGGAGTAACGAATCTTGTCGTCGAGTCGCAGACCGGTTTCCTGGTTCCACCCGAAGAGACCTGGGAGCCGTCCCGTGCGGCTGCTGCTCGCTCGAACGGCGTCGGTCGTGGTATCGCCGCCCTGGCGGCGGCCATGGACCGGTTGGTGGAAGACTCAGAGCTGCGTCGGGAATTCGGCCGTCAAGGGCGCCACCGTGTGGAGGAACACTTCCACATCGATCGGGTCCTGACGCAGCTGGAAGAGTACTACGCTGGCGTCCTTGAACCGGAGATTGGTGCCGACGCCCGATAG
- a CDS encoding SGNH/GDSL hydrolase family protein codes for MSDRSHSQNSLLRLRILSVVISLAIIFLMMEVAIRLVGDCDKDRNFFVLGRRLHPFRLPVVSTQETLDHYLGSTEMTVAYDPQLGWAPRPAGVSVGGLHRNNDQGIRAEKEFSREQQADRYRIALFGDSFTYGYEVRLEESWGFLLEQELNARQKSVEVLNFGVGGYGMDQALLRWMEVGRNFEPHLVLFGLQAENVKRNLNLFRPLLYYGDQIPLFKPRFVLEDNGLRLVNQPSLPPEEVVANLNNVESWRYANYEYFYGPDDYRDSLWQNSRLAALAVSAVTQNRFSRRRRSDEFYGSKSAPARLAVRILKEFRLDVEEQGGRFEIVHLPTEVSLRRVLGGKPLEYQDLLGAAAKVAPVIDPLPSLLQASRATTPDSLFEEWHYSSEGNRVIAGSVAEALSRESAWQATRD; via the coding sequence ATGAGCGACCGCTCCCATAGCCAAAACAGTCTTCTCAGACTGCGCATTCTCTCTGTCGTCATCTCGCTTGCCATCATCTTCCTCATGATGGAGGTGGCCATCCGCCTTGTAGGCGACTGCGACAAGGACCGCAACTTCTTCGTCCTCGGGCGTCGACTCCACCCGTTCAGACTGCCCGTCGTCTCGACTCAGGAGACCCTCGACCACTACCTCGGGTCGACAGAAATGACCGTGGCGTATGACCCGCAGCTCGGATGGGCGCCGAGGCCGGCAGGTGTCTCGGTCGGCGGCCTCCACCGAAACAACGACCAAGGTATCCGGGCGGAAAAGGAGTTCTCGCGCGAGCAGCAGGCGGACCGATACAGAATCGCCTTGTTCGGCGACTCCTTTACCTACGGATATGAAGTCCGCCTGGAAGAGAGTTGGGGCTTTCTTCTCGAACAGGAGCTGAATGCCAGGCAAAAGAGCGTCGAGGTTCTGAATTTCGGGGTCGGCGGCTACGGCATGGATCAGGCCCTGCTGCGCTGGATGGAAGTGGGTCGCAACTTCGAACCCCATCTCGTGCTTTTCGGACTCCAAGCCGAGAATGTGAAACGAAACCTCAATCTCTTCCGGCCCTTGCTTTACTACGGTGACCAGATCCCACTATTCAAGCCTCGCTTCGTCCTCGAAGACAATGGCCTCCGGCTCGTAAATCAACCCTCCCTCCCTCCGGAGGAGGTAGTGGCCAATCTCAACAACGTCGAATCTTGGCGATATGCAAACTACGAGTACTTCTACGGTCCCGACGACTACCGAGACTCGCTGTGGCAAAACAGCCGCCTGGCAGCGCTCGCGGTGAGCGCCGTTACGCAGAATCGCTTCTCGCGACGCCGACGAAGTGATGAGTTCTACGGCTCCAAAAGCGCGCCTGCGCGCCTTGCCGTTCGCATACTCAAGGAGTTCCGGCTTGATGTGGAAGAGCAGGGCGGCCGCTTCGAAATCGTGCATCTCCCGACCGAGGTCTCCCTGCGCAGGGTTCTGGGAGGCAAGCCCCTGGAATACCAGGACCTCCTCGGTGCGGCGGCGAAGGTCGCTCCCGTCATCGACCCTCTCCCGAGTCTCCTGCAGGCGTCGCGAGCGACTACTCCTGACAGCCTTTTTGAAGAGTGGCATTACTCCTCTGAAGGGAATCGGGTGATCGCCGGCTCTGTTGCCGAAGCCCTCAGCCGGGAAAGCGCATGGCAAGCGACAAGGGACTAG